The Gossypium hirsutum isolate 1008001.06 chromosome D06, Gossypium_hirsutum_v2.1, whole genome shotgun sequence genome contains the following window.
aatcgataactaaaataattttttttaaaagttggatggtaaaaaaaatcattatgcctatttattaatataatattatacattataacaattttatgttttattatttttcttgtaaGGGATAGGGGTTATTCAAGGATCAAACTTGAGACTAAtgttaactaaaaatttaaacacaattcTTTTATTATCTTGTTGTAAGAATCTAATTTGAGACCAAACTAGTTTGACCTCTTATTctccattcaactagttcaataaattaaattgactaattcaatcatgttaaaaataaaaagctttataaaaaattaaagataaaaacaacataataaaaatttcaaaattcttgaaTAATGGTTTTTAttcttatctttaatttttgattacatatcaattttttattcaattggtTGGATCAATTAATTTAGGTCTAACAATATTATTTACCAATTTCACTAATAATTCAAAAGAactcttttataaattttaacaaagtataacttaaaatatattataatattacgTATATGACATTAATTATGCAACATttattataaaatagaaaatattaatcAATTTCTAACATTTGGTTTATTCGTTGAggtatctttaaaattttgtaatcgATTTGTAAGTCTTGCGTGGTAGGTTAAATGGAAAATTTATATATCAACTtgtgaatttgaaattttattttatgaaaggAAAAATGAAATCAGATCAAACTGTTTTACGTGGATGTGAGTTTATTGTATggtatgaagaaaaaaaaaaccagaatCAGCTCATTCATCATAATACTGACTAAAATTTTGAACTAATCGACATGGAACCAAAAGTCCCATTCTTGATTTCTTTTCCTTTCAAGGCATCACTTGAGTCTCTTCATTCCCTTTACCTCCACTTATCTCTATTTCCATCTTATAAATACAGTTGCCTCTAAATAAAGTCAGCTCATTCATTATATTACTAAAGATTGTCATGTTTATTGTCGAGCTTCACAGACAGTTTCAGAGACAAGGATGGGAATGTCTGTTACGGGTTTGCTACATTGAATGGATTGTGGGTCATCGATGGTTCGGTCAGTGTTCCGCCTGAATTCGCAGCAAAATACCGACTCCGGTCCATAGATTTCATGCATGCTTTTATGTCGATGCTAGTGTTTGCAGCAGTGGCATTATTTGATCAGAATGTGGTGACTTGCTTTTACCCAACACCGTCTGCTCGAGTTCAGGAGATCCTCACGGCACTGCCGGCGGGGATCGGCGTTTGCTGCAGTATGTTGTTCGTTGTTTTTCCTACAACACGACATGGAATTGGCTTCCCCTTGTCTGCAAATTGACATTTTCCCCATTAATAAACAGTAACATATTGTTCACGATTCAGAGTCATTGTCACGTATTGAAGATTTAGTAATGAGAAAATTTGAAGTctcgtgtatatatatacacattatatattattatctcGTCCATGATCAACTAGTCCAAGTTTGCGGATTATCACATATTTTGCTTCAATGTTTCTTTGATTCATAGCACAAACCATTGCTAATTTTCAATTTAGCCTCAAACTAAAATCAAGCGACAGCATGGAGAATGGTAGGTGCTTTGAAAAGGTAATGACTTCTTATGAAATGTTTATGATTACTTATAACCTATGTAATTTTTCACGCAAAactcaaaaatatttatgattacTTAGCTAGTAACAGTAATTcagtaaataaaattaagaaaatgtaTAGAAGGATTAATTAGCTAGTAACATTAAAAAGATTGTATTTGTTGTTGTTTCTTTCCTACTCTACtgctcttttaattttttttatcgattttactttaattcttttccttctttctttcaatttattGTTCCATAATAATTCTCATCCTTT
Protein-coding sequences here:
- the LOC107900107 gene encoding protein DMP6-like, with protein sequence MAIMEVEEEEVETEDDNAGKAWADSVKKKRKKKMNKLSCLLSSFTDSFRDKDGNVCYGFATLNGLWVIDGSVSVPPEFAAKYRLRSIDFMHAFMSMLVFAAVALFDQNVVTCFYPTPSARVQEILTALPAGIGVCCSMLFVVFPTTRHGIGFPLSAN